In the Flagellimonas sp. MMG031 genome, one interval contains:
- a CDS encoding DUF1080 domain-containing protein → MQKIITGCLLTLFLLASCKNEKKKDVAETWRTKKAAVENAAHNQLLEVEREAGWELLFDGETMNGWHLYNDAGSQSVWEVVDGTLHSNPNDESLTAGDLVTDKAYENYELSLEWKVIGNGNSGIFINVQELPHVPTAWQSGPEYQILGADHMDYDVPEKRPGCLYVFLPQQNNVEIKQGDWNKTTIKQKDGKIQFYLNGLITAEEDLTTPEWKNKVAASHFSNYPEFGKTTAGQIALQYWYFETWFRNIKIREL, encoded by the coding sequence ATGCAAAAAATTATCACTGGATGCCTGCTGACACTTTTCCTATTGGCATCCTGTAAAAACGAGAAGAAAAAAGATGTTGCCGAGACGTGGCGTACCAAAAAGGCTGCTGTTGAAAATGCCGCACACAATCAGTTATTGGAGGTGGAAAGGGAAGCAGGCTGGGAGTTGCTGTTTGATGGGGAAACCATGAATGGTTGGCATTTGTACAACGATGCCGGTTCGCAATCGGTTTGGGAAGTGGTGGATGGTACCTTGCACAGCAACCCCAATGATGAATCCTTGACGGCAGGTGACCTGGTGACCGACAAGGCCTATGAAAATTATGAGCTATCCCTGGAATGGAAAGTTATTGGGAATGGCAATAGTGGCATCTTTATCAATGTGCAGGAATTGCCCCATGTTCCTACAGCTTGGCAGAGCGGTCCAGAGTATCAAATATTGGGCGCTGACCACATGGACTACGATGTGCCCGAGAAAAGACCGGGTTGTCTTTATGTTTTCCTGCCCCAACAAAACAATGTGGAAATCAAGCAAGGGGATTGGAACAAAACAACCATCAAACAAAAAGATGGTAAAATCCAGTTCTATCTCAACGGACTGATTACCGCTGAAGAGGATTTAACGACTCCTGAATGGAAAAACAAAGTAGCTGCATCCCATTTTTCCAACTATCCAGAGTTTGGAAAAACAACCGCAGGGCAAATCGCGCTGCAATATTGGTATTTTGAAACCTGGTTTCGGAATATCAAGATCCGGGAATTGTAG